Genomic segment of Salvia splendens isolate huo1 chromosome 12, SspV2, whole genome shotgun sequence:
aagtgaataaagtagagagaaaaacgtaagagagagtaaagtaagaaagatcaaataattactatatatggaaatgactcaactatgaagaaactttccgaaatagaaaaatgactcaactgtaaagaaacggaggaagtactattcAATCATCAATGCCTAGCTACATTTAAACAATAGTACATATTCAGAATATACTGATATACTAGCAAAACACTAGATTCCCCTATATTTCAAAACTCGATTCCACCACATTTTTCTTTCTCATTGGAGAAGATTCAAGCAGTCAATTCTTGCAGTAAATTCTGCAGCCAAAGAATCAAACTCGAAAACAAAATACTATGTGGCCACAATGCCACATCTTGTCTAGGTTCAATGCATCTCATTAAATCTTCCGTTACTCTTTGTCATCAACTCGTTACCTTTTAAACCACTCTTACCAATTAAGCTGATCGTCATCGTAGTTAACCATGGGAGAACTAGAAGTGATAGATCCTGTCTTCATCCAGGCCCCGGAGCACAGGCCTAAACCCGAATCCGTGCAGGCCAACAACGTCCCGTTGATCGACCTCTCCCCGTTAAGCTCCCGGGAGCCTGACCCGGGCGCCCTCGAGAGTCTAGTGGCACAAATCGGCCAGGCCTGCAAGGACTGGGGTTTTTTCCAAGTGATCAACCATGGCGTGGCGTTGCATCTCAGGGAAAGGATGGAGCTCGTTTCAAAACAATTCTTTGCTATGCAgaaagaggagaagaagaaggtagCGAGAGACGAGGTGAAGCCTCTGGGATACTATGACACCGAGCACACAAAAAACGTGAGAGATTGGAAGGAAGTCTTCGATTTCACACTGCAAGAGCCCATGATCATACCGCATGATCACGAGCACAGAGAGATGTGGAATCAGTGGCCTCCTCACAATCCTCCTCAGATGAAGTATGCACTCTTATGTATATTCAGTTTGCAGTTCTTCAATAGAAATTGATATTCATGAATCAGCGAGCTAATATTGAGTCAGAAATTGATATGTTTTATGATGTCaactaataatattaatatgttTATGAATTGATATAGTTCTGTGTTCTGACTTTAAGAAAAGTTCTGATATGAACCATCTTCGTTGATATTTTGATGAATGATGTGATGTGATGTAGGGAGGTGTGCCAGCAGTATGGTGCTGAGATGGAAAAACTGGGGCACAAGTTGTTAGAGCTAATAGCATTGAGCTTAGGTTTGGAGAGAGACCGGTTTAGGGGCTTCTTCGAGGGTGGGACAACCTGCTTCATCCGGCTTAACCACTACCCGCCCTGCCCGGGTCCTGATCTGGCTCTGGGAGTTGGCCGGCACAAGGATGCTGGAGCACTCACGGTACTTGCTCAGGATGAGGTTGGAGGGTTACAGGTTAAGAGGAAAAGTGATGGGGAGTGGATTCTTGTCCATCCTACGCCTAATGCGTATATTGTGAATGTTGGTGATATAATACAGGTGTATAGTTTCCCACAACATGGAAATAATGGAGAATGAACTAGTAGAGAGTCTAGGATTATGACTATGGTTTGTGAATATTGGTGCAGGTTTGGAGCAATGATAAGTATGAGAGTGTGGAACATAGGGTGAAGGTGAACGCAGAGAGGGAGAGGTTTTCGATTCCATATTTCATGAATCCTACTCATGATACCAAGGTGGAGCCACTGGACGAGCTGCTGAGCTCGCGGAATGCTGCAAAGTACAGAGCCTATTGTTGGGGGGAGTTTTTTGCCACAAGGAAGCTCAGTAATTTCAAGAAGCTTGATGTTGAGAATGTTCAGATATACCATTTCAAGAACTAATAAAGTTTCTCTTTCCATTTGGTGGTTTGCTTATATGTATTTTGCTTGGAAAGAGTGGTTTCTTCCTCTCAATTAGTCATACCATAATAAAAATTAGTAGTTTCCTTTCTGTTTCTTAAGTTCAAATCTGTGTGGATTGATGGTGAAAATATGTTTCTTAAGTTCAAATCTTAAGGTGAATATGAGTCTTGA
This window contains:
- the LOC121758817 gene encoding jasmonate-induced oxygenase 2-like, which translates into the protein MGELEVIDPVFIQAPEHRPKPESVQANNVPLIDLSPLSSREPDPGALESLVAQIGQACKDWGFFQVINHGVALHLRERMELVSKQFFAMQKEEKKKVARDEVKPLGYYDTEHTKNVRDWKEVFDFTLQEPMIIPHDHEHREMWNQWPPHNPPQMKEVCQQYGAEMEKLGHKLLELIALSLGLERDRFRGFFEGGTTCFIRLNHYPPCPGPDLALGVGRHKDAGALTVLAQDEVGGLQVKRKSDGEWILVHPTPNAYIVNVGDIIQVWSNDKYESVEHRVKVNAERERFSIPYFMNPTHDTKVEPLDELLSSRNAAKYRAYCWGEFFATRKLSNFKKLDVENVQIYHFKN